A single Streptomyces mirabilis DNA region contains:
- a CDS encoding quinone oxidoreductase family protein, protein MRRVRYEHTGGPLFLEDVPVPAAGPGELLVRAEAIGVTLPVVRKVTEAAEPVPLGGEIAGEVVAVGAGVTRFAAGDRVTGLCFGHGYADRALLNETMATPVPAGASAVDAVALVRSGLVALGALEAARPAPGEAALITGAASGVGHLAVQLARLRGASRVVGAVSGLAFGKAEFVRGLGADEVIAYGSEDWGEPVDYVLDAVGGDLLTPAVTALAPNGRLVAYSSGGGSVRAYDLLVGAKSVIGFQMARNEPGRYERWRGELWRLFAEGSLRPAVHGEFALEDAAKAHAAIESRSNLGKVVLRP, encoded by the coding sequence ATGCGTCGCGTCCGATACGAGCACACCGGCGGCCCCCTGTTCCTGGAGGACGTCCCCGTACCCGCCGCCGGGCCCGGCGAACTGCTGGTGCGCGCCGAGGCGATCGGCGTCACCCTTCCCGTCGTCCGCAAGGTCACCGAGGCCGCGGAGCCGGTCCCGCTCGGCGGTGAGATCGCCGGCGAGGTCGTCGCCGTCGGCGCGGGCGTCACCCGCTTCGCGGCGGGCGACCGCGTCACCGGACTCTGCTTCGGGCACGGGTACGCCGACCGCGCCCTGCTGAACGAGACCATGGCCACCCCCGTCCCGGCGGGCGCGAGCGCGGTCGACGCCGTCGCCCTCGTCCGCAGCGGACTGGTCGCGCTCGGCGCCCTGGAGGCGGCGCGCCCCGCACCCGGCGAGGCGGCGCTGATCACCGGCGCGGCGAGCGGGGTCGGCCATCTCGCCGTCCAACTCGCCCGGCTGCGGGGCGCGTCACGTGTCGTCGGAGCCGTGTCCGGGCTCGCTTTCGGCAAGGCGGAGTTCGTGCGGGGGCTCGGCGCGGACGAAGTGATCGCGTACGGTTCCGAGGACTGGGGCGAGCCCGTCGACTACGTCCTCGACGCGGTCGGCGGCGACCTGCTCACCCCGGCCGTCACCGCCCTCGCCCCGAACGGGCGGCTCGTCGCGTACAGCTCGGGCGGCGGGAGCGTGCGGGCGTACGACCTACTGGTGGGCGCCAAGTCCGTGATCGGCTTCCAGATGGCCCGGAACGAGCCGGGACGGTACGAGCGGTGGCGCGGGGAACTGTGGCGGCTGTTCGCGGAGGGGTCCCTGCGGCCGGCCGTGCACGGGGAGTTCGCCCTGGAGGACGCGGCGAAGGCGCACGCGGCGATCGAGTCGCGGAGCAACCTGGGGAAGGTGGTGCTGCGCCCCTGA
- a CDS encoding sialidase family protein yields the protein MSARLRARLRSTLTAVLTAAALCVLALPNPARADAPDAADASGALFEQQVLFRASQDPGYACFRIPAVVRSTHGTLLAFAEGRVHDCGDAGDIDIVVKRSTDGGRTWGPLQVVNEGAGDTHGNPAPIVDRETGRIVLAETYNTGRTDGRGCDVPCDRTPHLQYSDDDGLSWSAPRDLSSEILPPDWNSWYATGPVHGIQLTRGRHAGRLAFGVNTETWNGSRVTANNAALITSDDGGDHWRIGASDSWPIADDGTFRQKPSELTLTQRADGSVLVSGREQDGTDLGHRTQTVSRDGGDSFTAPFRDLPGLYAPQVQGSVLRLGDRVLLACPGDPDRRRTMMIRSSYDGGRTWDSVDRGTVVTTDWSGYSDLVRIGDGAVGLLYEGGAVDARDEIRFARFTEDWLTPRRGPDPTTADLARHAEPAAVLGGARETAGVRGGALEFDGTDDAVRLPYQDRLPLGTKDFTASLWFRYTATGGAQPLLWMGGIGTTQPQVWMRAEPASHRITALITTRNGAAAPTSASVRTASAYNDGQWHHLALRRSGGLLTLSVDGTAVGAADVPGSVSRNSPFGVHVGQRMDSRAYFTGAIDEVRVYDRALSDDELSAPPSREVTRDTVLYLPMDQVRGGH from the coding sequence ATGTCGGCACGTCTCCGCGCACGTCTGAGATCGACCCTGACCGCCGTCCTCACGGCCGCCGCACTGTGCGTGCTCGCGCTGCCGAACCCCGCGAGGGCGGACGCACCGGACGCTGCGGACGCGTCCGGTGCGTTGTTCGAGCAACAGGTGCTCTTCAGGGCCTCCCAGGATCCCGGCTACGCCTGCTTCCGCATTCCGGCCGTCGTGCGGAGCACCCACGGCACCCTGCTGGCGTTCGCCGAGGGGCGCGTGCACGACTGCGGCGACGCGGGCGACATCGACATCGTCGTCAAGCGGTCGACCGACGGCGGCCGCACCTGGGGGCCGCTCCAGGTCGTCAACGAGGGAGCGGGCGACACCCACGGCAACCCCGCCCCGATCGTGGACCGCGAGACCGGCCGCATCGTGCTGGCGGAGACGTACAACACGGGCCGCACGGACGGGCGGGGTTGCGACGTCCCCTGCGACCGCACCCCACATCTCCAGTACAGCGACGACGACGGCCTCAGCTGGTCCGCACCGCGCGACCTGAGCTCCGAGATCCTCCCGCCGGACTGGAACTCCTGGTACGCCACCGGTCCCGTGCACGGCATCCAGCTGACCCGTGGCAGGCACGCCGGGCGGCTCGCCTTCGGCGTCAACACCGAGACCTGGAACGGCAGTCGGGTCACCGCCAACAACGCCGCCCTCATCACCAGCGACGACGGCGGCGACCACTGGCGGATCGGCGCGAGCGACTCCTGGCCGATCGCGGACGACGGCACCTTCCGCCAGAAGCCGTCCGAGCTGACGCTCACTCAACGCGCCGACGGGTCCGTCCTCGTCAGCGGGCGCGAGCAGGACGGCACCGACCTCGGCCACCGCACCCAGACCGTCAGCCGCGACGGCGGCGACAGCTTCACGGCCCCCTTCCGCGACCTCCCCGGCCTCTACGCGCCCCAGGTCCAGGGCTCCGTACTCCGCCTCGGCGACCGCGTCCTGCTGGCCTGCCCCGGCGACCCCGACCGCCGCAGGACCATGATGATCCGCTCCTCGTACGACGGCGGGCGCACCTGGGACAGCGTGGACCGCGGCACGGTCGTGACCACCGACTGGTCGGGCTACTCCGACCTGGTCCGGATCGGCGACGGCGCCGTGGGGCTGCTGTACGAGGGCGGCGCGGTCGACGCGCGCGACGAGATCCGCTTCGCCCGCTTCACCGAGGACTGGCTCACCCCGCGCCGCGGCCCCGACCCGACGACCGCCGACCTCGCCCGGCACGCCGAGCCGGCCGCGGTCCTCGGCGGCGCCCGGGAGACGGCGGGCGTGCGCGGTGGCGCGCTGGAGTTCGACGGCACCGACGACGCCGTACGACTGCCGTATCAGGACCGACTCCCGCTCGGGACGAAGGACTTCACCGCGTCGCTGTGGTTCCGCTATACGGCCACCGGCGGGGCGCAGCCGCTGCTGTGGATGGGCGGGATCGGGACGACCCAGCCGCAGGTGTGGATGCGCGCCGAGCCCGCGTCCCACAGGATCACCGCGCTGATCACCACCAGGAACGGAGCCGCGGCCCCGACCTCCGCCTCCGTGCGCACCGCGAGCGCCTACAACGACGGCCAGTGGCACCATCTCGCGCTGCGCAGGAGCGGAGGGCTGCTCACACTCTCCGTCGACGGTACGGCGGTCGGCGCCGCGGACGTGCCCGGATCGGTCAGCCGCAACTCGCCGTTCGGGGTCCATGTCGGGCAACGGATGGACAGCCGGGCGTACTTCACCGGAGCGATCGACGAAGTACGCGTCTACGACCGGGCGTTGAGCGACGACGAGCTGTCCGCGCCGCCGTCCCGGGAAGTGACCCGGGACACCGTCCTGTATCTGCCCATGGACCAAGTGCGCGGCGGACACTAA
- a CDS encoding DUF4185 domain-containing protein encodes MPDDARARRRRTGAGLGVLLALVCAAVLLTALPDHDREGGGACTARTLRSWSADARLTGEFARYGDDASRVDDWTGGDGTHSVRLPDGRVLWLFSDTYLGQVHGPPNPVGESYAWRDTSAPLVRNSAVVMSKDGRLETTLPTPVFPDPGPGRWRWPVAARVEPRSPGSSEQVVRVLLWTRTAGQAPWIYGVPTSTEVATLSLPDLRLEGITTVLDQSSVADPSRRVLFGTSTVDAGAWTYVFGGDDGQAASRPASQAYVARVPRGRLGQPAAWEYWDGSGWAVRVRPGPVLGDGRRTGVGSAFTVVRDGGTYVLFTMAAGTAGLTTITSYWACAPTGPWHGPTRSFSPSLPQGQVAAYNPQVHAALSDGDRLVLSYDVNWLDTTGGVSAQANLSRNVALYRPRFVTLRLGEPGS; translated from the coding sequence GTGCCCGACGACGCACGAGCACGACGACGACGGACCGGGGCCGGCCTCGGTGTCCTGCTCGCCCTGGTCTGCGCGGCCGTGCTGCTCACCGCCCTCCCCGACCACGACCGGGAGGGCGGCGGCGCGTGCACGGCCCGTACGCTGCGGTCCTGGAGTGCGGACGCCCGGCTCACGGGCGAGTTCGCGCGATACGGCGACGACGCGAGCCGTGTCGACGACTGGACCGGAGGCGACGGCACGCACTCGGTGCGGCTGCCGGACGGGCGGGTGCTGTGGCTGTTCTCGGACACGTATCTGGGCCAGGTGCACGGGCCGCCGAACCCGGTCGGCGAGTCGTACGCGTGGCGCGACACGAGCGCGCCCCTGGTGCGGAACTCGGCCGTGGTGATGTCGAAGGACGGGCGGCTGGAGACGACGCTGCCGACGCCGGTGTTCCCGGACCCGGGGCCGGGGCGGTGGCGGTGGCCGGTCGCGGCCCGTGTCGAACCCCGCTCCCCCGGCTCCTCGGAGCAGGTCGTCCGCGTCCTGCTGTGGACCCGTACCGCCGGCCAGGCCCCCTGGATCTACGGCGTGCCCACGTCCACCGAGGTCGCCACGCTCTCGCTGCCCGACCTGCGGCTCGAAGGCATCACCACGGTCCTGGACCAGAGTTCCGTGGCGGATCCCTCCCGACGGGTGCTGTTCGGCACCTCGACGGTCGACGCGGGCGCCTGGACGTATGTCTTCGGCGGCGATGACGGGCAGGCCGCCTCGCGCCCCGCCTCGCAGGCGTACGTGGCGCGGGTGCCGCGCGGCCGGCTCGGGCAGCCGGCGGCCTGGGAGTACTGGGACGGCAGCGGATGGGCGGTGCGGGTACGGCCGGGGCCGGTGCTCGGCGACGGGCGGCGGACGGGGGTCGGCAGCGCGTTCACCGTGGTGCGGGACGGCGGGACGTACGTCCTGTTCACGATGGCGGCGGGCACCGCGGGCCTGACGACGATCACCTCGTACTGGGCGTGCGCGCCGACCGGCCCCTGGCACGGGCCCACCCGGAGCTTCAGTCCGTCCCTGCCGCAGGGGCAGGTGGCCGCGTACAACCCGCAGGTGCACGCGGCGCTGAGCGACGGCGACCGGCTGGTCCTGAGCTATGACGTGAACTGGCTGGACACGACGGGCGGTGTCTCGGCGCAGGCGAACCTCAGTCGGAACGTGGCGCTGTACCGACCGCGATTCGTGACGCTGCGACTGGGCGAACCGGGGTCGTAG
- a CDS encoding bile acid:sodium symporter family protein: MPIDPYILLLLGTVGLAALLPARGTGADVASGASTAAIAFLFFLYGARLSTREAVEGLKHWRLHVTVLACTFVVFPLLGLAVRGLEPVLLTHNLYTGLLFLTLVPSTIQSSIAFTSMARGNVPAAICAGSFSSLVGIVVTPLLAAALLGNSGGGFSADSLVKIVLQLLVPFLAGQVLRRWIGGFITRHKKVLGYVDRGSILLVVYTAFSEGMVQGIWHQVSAVRLAGLLAVEAVLLAVMLTLTWYGGRALGFHREDRIAIQFAGSKKSLASGLPMASVLFGAHASLAVLPLMLFHQMQLMVCAVIAKRRAHDPEEATTPVRPVAASRIAVGTAPRSD; this comes from the coding sequence ATGCCGATCGACCCGTACATCCTGCTGTTGCTCGGGACAGTGGGCCTCGCGGCGCTGCTCCCGGCGCGGGGTACGGGCGCCGACGTCGCGTCGGGCGCGTCCACGGCCGCCATCGCCTTCCTCTTCTTCCTCTACGGGGCCCGGCTCTCCACCCGTGAGGCGGTCGAAGGCCTCAAGCACTGGCGACTCCACGTCACCGTCCTGGCCTGCACCTTCGTCGTCTTCCCGCTGCTCGGCCTGGCCGTCCGCGGCCTCGAACCGGTGCTCCTGACCCACAACCTCTACACCGGTCTGCTCTTCCTCACGCTCGTCCCCTCGACCATCCAGTCGTCGATCGCCTTCACCTCCATGGCCCGCGGCAACGTGCCCGCCGCGATCTGCGCCGGCTCCTTCTCCTCCCTCGTGGGCATCGTCGTCACCCCGCTGCTCGCCGCGGCACTGCTGGGCAACAGCGGCGGCGGATTCTCCGCGGACTCGCTGGTCAAGATCGTGCTGCAACTGCTGGTGCCGTTCCTCGCCGGGCAGGTACTGCGCCGTTGGATCGGGGGGTTCATCACGCGTCACAAGAAGGTCCTCGGGTACGTCGACCGCGGCTCGATCCTGCTCGTCGTCTACACCGCGTTCAGCGAGGGCATGGTGCAGGGCATATGGCACCAGGTGAGCGCGGTCAGACTGGCGGGACTGCTCGCGGTCGAGGCCGTGCTGCTCGCGGTGATGCTGACGCTCACCTGGTACGGCGGCAGGGCACTGGGCTTCCACCGCGAGGACCGCATCGCGATCCAGTTCGCCGGGTCGAAGAAGTCCCTCGCCTCGGGGCTTCCCATGGCCAGCGTGCTGTTCGGCGCGCACGCCTCGCTCGCGGTGCTGCCACTGATGCTCTTCCACCAGATGCAGCTGATGGTGTGCGCGGTGATCGCCAAGCGCCGCGCCCACGACCCCGAGGAGGCTACGACCCCGGTTCGCCCAGTCGCAGCGTCACGAATCGCGGTCGGTACAGCGCCACGTTCCGACTGA
- a CDS encoding LysR substrate-binding domain-containing protein: protein MYDPSQLRTFLAVAQTLSFTQAARRLGLRQSTVSQHVRRLEDAVGRQLFSRDTHSVELTEDGEAMLGFARRILAVHEQATAFFTGTRLRGRLRFGASEDFVLTRLPEILEGFRYDHPEVDLELTVELSGTLHEQLTAGKLDLVLAKRRPEDPRGELVWHDRLVWIGAERLRLDPDRPVPLIVYPPPGITRALAFEALEREGRAWRIACTSGSLNALVAAARAGLGVMAHSRGLIPPGLVRVPDRAGLPELGEVDFVLVHGQRHTSAQGAADALAAAILGGGDRLLRGGGASASVSRT from the coding sequence GTGTACGACCCCTCCCAACTGCGTACCTTCCTGGCGGTGGCCCAGACCCTGAGCTTCACGCAGGCCGCCCGGCGGCTCGGGCTGCGCCAGTCCACCGTCAGCCAGCACGTACGCCGCCTGGAGGACGCCGTGGGACGGCAGCTGTTCTCGCGGGACACGCACTCCGTGGAGCTCACCGAGGACGGCGAGGCGATGCTCGGCTTCGCGCGCCGCATCCTGGCGGTGCACGAGCAGGCGACCGCCTTCTTCACGGGCACCCGCCTGCGCGGCCGGCTGCGTTTCGGCGCCTCCGAGGACTTCGTACTGACCCGGCTCCCGGAGATCCTGGAGGGCTTCCGGTACGACCATCCGGAGGTGGACCTGGAGCTGACGGTCGAGCTGTCCGGCACGCTGCACGAACAGCTCACGGCGGGCAAGCTGGACCTGGTGCTGGCGAAGCGGCGGCCCGAGGACCCGCGCGGCGAGCTGGTCTGGCACGACCGCCTGGTGTGGATCGGCGCGGAACGCCTGCGGCTCGACCCCGACCGCCCGGTCCCCCTGATCGTCTACCCGCCCCCGGGCATCACCCGCGCCCTCGCCTTCGAGGCCCTGGAGCGCGAGGGCCGCGCGTGGCGCATCGCCTGCACCAGCGGAAGTCTGAACGCCCTCGTCGCGGCGGCCCGCGCGGGCCTCGGTGTGATGGCCCACTCTCGTGGGCTGATCCCCCCGGGCCTCGTCCGCGTCCCGGACCGCGCGGGCCTGCCGGAACTGGGCGAGGTCGACTTCGTCCTGGTGCACGGGCAGCGGCATACGTCCGCGCAGGGGGCGGCGGACGCGCTCGCGGCCGCGATCCTGGGCGGCGGGGACCGGCTGCTCCGGGGTGGCGGGGCTAGCGCGTCGGTCTCGCGTACGTGA
- a CDS encoding Lrp/AsnC family transcriptional regulator, whose product MRLLAALELDARAPFSRIAAVLGVSDQTIARRFRRLSAEGGLRVVAVRDAERLSQSQWMLRLRCAPDSAETIAEALAKRPDTAWIGLASGGTEVVCMTRPRSPGDHDDLLLGKLPRTPSIMEIRAHQILNRFFGGPTGWISRFDALTDEQIAALRPRLSDPSGPVRIDPEDEPLVAALERDGRATYPELQRATGRSESVVKRRLAALLASGAVYVDVEYHSETLGYACAAVLWITTAPAALHSVGEALATHDEIAFAAATAGPSNIVVTAVARDTAGLYAYLSGRLGTLEGVQHVETTPFLRRIKQLTYARPTR is encoded by the coding sequence CTGCGACTGCTGGCCGCGCTGGAACTGGACGCCCGCGCGCCCTTCAGCCGGATCGCGGCGGTGCTGGGCGTCTCCGACCAGACCATCGCGCGCCGCTTCCGCAGGCTCTCCGCCGAGGGCGGACTGCGGGTGGTCGCGGTGCGCGACGCCGAACGGCTCAGCCAGAGCCAGTGGATGCTGCGGCTGCGCTGCGCGCCCGACAGCGCGGAGACGATCGCGGAGGCCCTGGCCAAGCGGCCGGACACCGCGTGGATCGGACTGGCCTCGGGCGGCACCGAGGTGGTCTGCATGACCCGGCCGCGCAGCCCCGGGGACCACGACGACCTGCTGCTCGGCAAGCTGCCGCGCACCCCGAGCATCATGGAGATCCGCGCCCACCAGATCCTGAACCGCTTCTTCGGCGGACCGACGGGCTGGATCAGCAGGTTCGACGCGCTGACGGACGAACAGATCGCCGCGCTGCGGCCGCGGCTCTCCGACCCCTCGGGCCCCGTCCGGATCGACCCCGAGGACGAACCGCTGGTCGCCGCGCTCGAACGCGACGGACGCGCCACCTATCCCGAACTCCAGCGCGCCACCGGTCGTTCCGAGTCCGTCGTCAAGCGCCGCCTCGCCGCCCTGCTCGCCTCCGGCGCCGTGTACGTCGATGTCGAGTACCACTCCGAGACCCTCGGCTACGCCTGCGCCGCCGTCCTGTGGATCACCACGGCCCCGGCGGCACTGCATTCCGTCGGCGAGGCCCTCGCCACCCACGACGAGATCGCCTTCGCCGCGGCGACGGCCGGCCCCTCCAACATCGTCGTCACCGCCGTCGCCCGCGACACGGCGGGCCTCTACGCCTACCTCAGCGGTCGCCTCGGCACCCTCGAAGGCGTCCAGCACGTCGAGACGACCCCGTTCCTGCGCCGCATCAAACAACTCACGTACGCGAGACCGACGCGCTAG
- a CDS encoding YdeI/OmpD-associated family protein: MTIGRVWFAAGVTQDLEIVACESAEAFQAWLGENHAVSPGIWLKLRKKGPGIAALDYTQALDVALCYGWIDGQKAKFDDQWWLQRFTPRKPRSKWSKANRDKVAALIKQGRMHPPGQAEVDRAKADGRWEAAYDGAKTAAVPDDLTAALTTDPAAAEFFETLDRQNRYAILYRIQDAKKAETRARRIEKYVAMLAKGEKLHP; encoded by the coding sequence ATGACAATCGGCCGAGTGTGGTTCGCTGCTGGGGTGACTCAGGACTTGGAGATCGTCGCATGCGAATCCGCCGAGGCATTCCAGGCATGGCTCGGCGAGAACCACGCCGTCTCGCCCGGCATCTGGCTCAAGCTTCGCAAGAAGGGCCCCGGAATCGCCGCGCTGGACTACACCCAGGCGCTCGACGTGGCACTCTGCTACGGCTGGATCGACGGCCAGAAGGCCAAGTTCGACGACCAGTGGTGGCTCCAGCGGTTCACCCCGCGCAAGCCGCGCAGCAAGTGGTCCAAGGCCAACCGGGACAAGGTGGCCGCCCTGATCAAGCAGGGCCGGATGCATCCCCCGGGACAGGCCGAGGTCGACCGCGCCAAGGCAGACGGCCGCTGGGAAGCGGCCTACGACGGCGCGAAAACCGCAGCAGTGCCGGACGACCTCACGGCGGCCCTGACCACCGACCCGGCCGCAGCGGAGTTCTTCGAGACACTGGACCGGCAGAACCGCTACGCGATCCTGTACCGGATCCAAGACGCCAAGAAGGCCGAGACCCGGGCGCGTCGGATCGAAAAGTACGTAGCGATGCTGGCGAAGGGCGAGAAGCTGCACCCGTAA
- a CDS encoding ISL3 family transposase, with product MFATWVKGSAVTRPRDLPYGESGLEFRWHKRRWWCREAGCPRRSFTEQIPQIPAGARLTARLRDTAGRRIRDAGSTVIHAARDLHLSWPTVMEAFRTQARDVTEAPLPQVTVLGIDETRRGRPSWEQDTETGKWRLTRDRWHTGFVDALGHGGLLGQVEGPTVADVLAWLATTSLDWRRGIGYVAIDMSATYRAAIRIGLAHATVVVDHFHVVQLANKMLSMVRRRTTAETRGRRGRASDPEWKARRRLLLGREDLTDDQFATMWNTLLGERKIGQTLLTAWIAKENLRTLLALARTGADRHQVGNARWKFLTWRADSDIPEVRQLATTVDRWWPEVAAFIHTGHSNAKSEGINRVIKLIARNAFGFRNPANQRLRTRCVTTRRARGHLPTAQL from the coding sequence GTGTTCGCCACCTGGGTTAAGGGCTCGGCGGTGACCCGGCCACGCGATCTCCCTTACGGCGAGAGCGGATTGGAGTTCCGCTGGCACAAGCGCCGCTGGTGGTGCCGCGAGGCCGGCTGCCCTCGCCGGTCCTTCACCGAGCAGATCCCGCAGATCCCGGCCGGTGCCAGACTGACCGCCCGGCTGCGGGATACGGCCGGGCGCCGCATACGGGATGCCGGCTCCACGGTTATCCACGCCGCACGGGATCTGCATCTGTCCTGGCCGACCGTGATGGAAGCCTTCCGCACGCAGGCCCGCGACGTCACCGAGGCACCTCTGCCGCAGGTCACAGTCCTGGGCATCGACGAGACCCGCCGCGGACGGCCGAGCTGGGAACAGGATACGGAGACCGGCAAGTGGCGCCTGACCCGGGACCGGTGGCACACCGGCTTCGTCGACGCCCTCGGCCACGGCGGGCTGCTCGGACAAGTCGAGGGCCCCACCGTCGCCGATGTCCTGGCCTGGCTCGCCACCACCAGCCTGGACTGGAGAAGGGGCATCGGCTATGTCGCCATCGACATGTCGGCCACCTACCGCGCCGCGATCCGTATCGGCCTGGCGCACGCCACGGTCGTGGTCGACCACTTCCACGTCGTCCAGCTCGCCAACAAGATGCTGTCCATGGTCAGGCGCCGCACCACCGCCGAGACCCGCGGCCGGCGCGGACGGGCGAGCGACCCGGAGTGGAAGGCCAGACGGCGGCTTCTGCTGGGCCGCGAGGACCTCACCGACGACCAGTTCGCCACGATGTGGAACACGCTCCTGGGCGAGAGGAAGATCGGGCAGACGCTGCTGACGGCCTGGATAGCCAAGGAGAACCTGCGCACCCTCCTCGCCCTGGCCCGCACCGGAGCCGACCGCCACCAAGTCGGCAACGCCCGCTGGAAGTTCCTCACCTGGCGCGCGGACTCCGACATCCCCGAAGTCCGCCAGCTCGCCACCACCGTCGACCGCTGGTGGCCCGAGGTCGCCGCGTTCATCCACACCGGACACAGCAACGCCAAGAGCGAAGGGATCAACCGCGTGATCAAGCTCATCGCCCGCAACGCGTTCGGCTTCCGCAACCCCGCCAACCAACGCCTACGCACACGCTGCGTCACGACCCGCCGAGCCCGCGGACACCTCCCCACCGCTCAACTTTGA